From one Bacteroidia bacterium genomic stretch:
- a CDS encoding LEA type 2 family protein: MSKRPSRNTIRWIRRIIYLAFAAIVVWMTIYIYNYVSGKSLGEKISPQIDSLDVHISREEPDLLRGNLYLSIYNFLPVNVYLDSLLYIVSLEDTLYVNNMLRERLKLSRQERHGGQLPLTINYTRLAEQLNSNKQKAALEMALVAYLDFPLIGKRTIRWDKTRHFKLRSTPNISLESVDAEMEGTGDRQLRTTFRLEMEKEFPEGSMIDSLAYEISIDDQPYITGKRVKNISLHKTAEGGILLPAVIDVMTLREHIRSIQANDSMWINTKGYAALYFPASQGFRINFSLDREMLIPKPPEIQITEVSVSSFDINNSTLVVELKVTNQNPFGLTFKKMNYEFFINRKLIALHTLEKVQRVDSNSVSYLRIPVNLKAYEAGWKALNMLIFKSEPNYTLRGQFVIESDIKEIGEVHLNLVGRGKLRSQAMKSDSAVSFRDLLREIGE; the protein is encoded by the coding sequence AAAGACCTTCCCGAAATACCATCCGCTGGATCAGGCGGATCATTTACCTTGCCTTCGCAGCAATTGTCGTTTGGATGACAATATATATTTACAACTATGTTTCAGGAAAAAGCCTGGGTGAAAAGATCTCCCCACAGATTGACTCTCTGGATGTTCACATCAGCCGTGAGGAGCCTGATCTTCTTCGAGGCAACCTGTACCTGAGCATATACAATTTCCTGCCGGTGAATGTATACCTGGACAGCCTTCTGTACATCGTTTCGCTGGAAGATACCTTATATGTGAACAACATGTTGCGCGAGCGGCTAAAGCTTTCGCGCCAGGAACGGCATGGCGGCCAGCTTCCGTTAACAATAAATTATACCCGGCTTGCTGAACAACTTAACAGCAATAAGCAGAAGGCAGCGCTTGAAATGGCTCTGGTGGCGTATCTTGATTTTCCGCTTATCGGGAAAAGAACCATCCGGTGGGACAAAACCAGGCACTTTAAACTGCGAAGTACGCCCAATATTAGCCTCGAATCAGTGGATGCAGAAATGGAAGGCACCGGAGACCGGCAACTGAGGACTACCTTCCGACTGGAGATGGAAAAAGAATTTCCGGAAGGAAGCATGATTGACAGCCTTGCCTATGAAATCAGCATTGACGACCAGCCATACATTACGGGCAAGCGAGTAAAGAATATTTCACTTCATAAAACTGCAGAAGGCGGCATTTTGCTTCCTGCGGTGATTGACGTGATGACCTTGCGGGAGCACATACGTTCAATCCAGGCCAATGACAGCATGTGGATCAACACAAAAGGGTATGCGGCCTTGTATTTCCCGGCCAGCCAGGGATTTCGCATTAATTTCAGCCTGGATCGTGAAATGCTCATACCCAAGCCACCGGAAATCCAGATTACGGAAGTATCTGTGAGTTCTTTTGATATAAATAATTCCACTTTGGTAGTGGAATTAAAAGTAACGAATCAAAATCCATTTGGCCTTACTTTTAAAAAAATGAACTACGAGTTTTTTATAAACCGGAAGTTGATAGCGCTGCACACTCTGGAAAAGGTGCAAAGGGTAGACAGCAATTCGGTTTCTTACCTGCGGATACCGGTAAACCTTAAAGCGTATGAAGCAGGCTGGAAAGCGTTGAACATGCTCATATTTAAATCAGAGCCTAACTATACCCTGAGAGGCCAGTTCGTAATAGAATCAGATATTAAAGAAATTGGAGAAGTTCATCTCAACCTGGTAGGACGCGGCAAGCTGCGCAGCCAGGCCATGAAGTCTGATAGCGCGGTATCCTTCCGCGACCTCCTGCGAGAGATCGGTGAGTAA
- a CDS encoding FIST N-terminal domain-containing protein has protein sequence MRVDQLSRRENGDIFFHTFNTSEPRKAKLLLVNGSKDLTEDWDWYIDLKLIYPKAHIISASSNFSNNENAYRHYLEATAIEADDAQLEAWAINLNHGADVSEVGRKLAENVDRDRLQHLMVYTNGNSSVCRRVKESINEYFEDKTIYTGGLAWSSYSGGKGFIGLDEDIREGNLVAIAFYGEEGKGINPELNKLINFVGRQLLPQQQNGEYPLMRAS, from the coding sequence ATGAGAGTAGATCAACTATCAAGAAGGGAAAACGGAGACATCTTTTTTCACACATTCAACACTTCGGAGCCGCGAAAGGCAAAGTTGCTTTTGGTAAACGGCAGCAAAGACCTGACGGAAGACTGGGACTGGTACATAGACCTGAAGCTCATTTATCCTAAGGCGCACATCATTTCTGCATCCAGCAATTTCAGCAACAATGAGAACGCCTACAGGCACTACCTGGAGGCAACCGCCATTGAAGCTGACGATGCACAACTGGAAGCATGGGCCATTAATTTGAATCATGGTGCTGATGTTTCAGAAGTCGGAAGAAAACTGGCTGAAAACGTGGATCGAGACCGGCTGCAACATTTAATGGTTTATACCAATGGCAACAGTTCTGTTTGCCGCAGGGTCAAGGAAAGCATCAATGAATACTTCGAGGATAAAACTATTTATACCGGTGGCCTGGCATGGAGCAGCTATAGCGGTGGCAAAGGTTTTATTGGTCTGGACGAAGATATTCGCGAAGGCAATCTGGTGGCCATTGCTTTCTATGGCGAAGAAGGCAAGGGTATCAATCCGGAACTCAATAAACTTATCAACTTTGTAGGGCGGCAACTGCTTCCTCAGCAACAGAACGGGGAGTATCCCCTGATGAGAGCTTCTTAG
- a CDS encoding Hpt domain-containing protein, whose protein sequence is MIKVLDLSAFQELFEDEADFQEEILTLFLEETPKKLERMQQAYASGDMHTVSQIAHSLKSPFSTLGGTAMMEMVTKLEHNSDLEPAMLRQVLDELTNSLSQGYKEVRVALQQLSA, encoded by the coding sequence ATGATAAAGGTTTTAGACCTCTCTGCATTTCAGGAACTTTTTGAAGATGAGGCAGATTTCCAGGAAGAGATCCTGACCCTGTTCCTGGAAGAAACGCCAAAGAAACTGGAAAGGATGCAACAGGCTTATGCCTCTGGAGATATGCACACCGTTTCTCAAATTGCGCATTCGCTGAAATCACCATTCTCCACTCTTGGCGGAACAGCCATGATGGAGATGGTGACGAAGCTGGAACACAACAGCGACCTGGAACCTGCCATGCTGCGACAGGTGCTGGATGAGCTTACAAACAGCCTCAGCCAGGGTTATAAGGAAGTGCGTGTCGCCTTACAGCAATTGTCCGCTTAA